From the genome of Astatotilapia calliptera chromosome 3, fAstCal1.2, whole genome shotgun sequence:
GTAAACAGACGCAGGACTGGCCCCTTTGTCTGTGCAGAGTAGCGGACATAAGCTGGTGATACCGTAGAGCTTATGGGACGAAACGCTAACCACCGTTATAAAGCGGAGAGCAGGGCATGGCTGAGACGTCTGCTCAGGGTAAGTGTTGACCCGGATGATCAATGAGATACGGTCGGTATTTATAAGAAAAGTGACAGCTGCTGTTCCCCTTTACATTAGTTCAGCAACTAAAGAACGACGAAAGGAGGGAAGAGGACGTGTGGGGAAGCTGTCTGCTCGCCgctggatttttcttttcttttttatatttcattcttCTTGCTACTGGCCAGGATTCCTTTATATTATGTTTCTATAGCAAATACATTATAATTAACTTCGCAAAGTTTTATTCTCTACTACCTTGGCCCGCCCTGCTCTACCCCGCTTAGAAGGAGTTTTCTCTTCCGAAAGGACCCTTTACGCGTTGAGCTGGATTTAAGTCCCTTCACTACCGCTCGGACAGGATGATACGGTTACCATTTTCTGCAGCTGTTCTTCTAGTTTTTATCAGCCAGGTCTTTGGAGACTTGATCCAGGCGAGTGTAGGGGATGATGTTAAGTTTGTACTCTCAGATGAGTGCATGAAGGGACACGGGGCACTGAATCTACACCTGAAGGACGGCAGCATTCAGGTGGTGGCGTCTCTTCATGGTCACTGGGAGCCGGGGCGAGCTTACACTGACCGGGTGACTGTAAGCAgcgattttttaaaactgacaaGTGTAGATTTAAATGACCAGGGCATGTATGACTTTACATGCAAGAAGAAAGGGAAGCTAGAGCTCACTGATCTGCAAGTATTCCTGCCCTCTGAAGTTGTTGCAGATGAGGGTGAGGATGCTGCACTGCCGTGCCGCTCCATCACAGCAGGTCAGAGGGTGAAGTCTGCGCAGTGGAGGCGAGACGGAGAGGTGGTGCTGGAGCTGAATCCTCCCCAGGTTACTGAGGGGAATGGCTTTGAAAGCCGGGTATCAATATCATCAGACTGGTACCAAAGGGCAGACCTGTCCCTCACCATAAAGCGAGTTCACCTGAGGGATCGAGGCGTTTATTTCTGTGACGTGGACAAGACGGAGCGACACAGCTCAGCTGTGCGCCTGCGAGTTCGAGAGATCGTCCCTGAATCCCTGACCAGCACGCTAAAGCCTACACTGATGGTGAGTACATTGActctaaatgtgtgtgttttatttatttttacacgtGACTCCAAAGTTACAAAACAGCGTGATTGGTGTTGTTTGTTCGTCTTTCTGCTGCGCATTCGGTTTTAATTTCTACTGGTCACACTTTCACGGCGAAGTGGTTAGATATAGCTTTGTATACAAAGCCTTACTGCCTTGAACACAAGTGACTTTCAATTCATTTCAAAGGCGCAGCTTACTTTTCTGACCCAGACTGGGAGTGATGAGGTCAGACCGCGTCTTCAGTGCTGACTTGGTGGGCCCTTGTGTGGTCAGCCACAGATCTTTCCATGaagggatttatttatttatttttttggcagaGATGCTGACTTATTTTAACTCTTATTCGCTTGACAAAGTAAGATTTGGGGGCAGTCCCAAAAGGATCCAGCAGTatacagttttagttttttattagCCACAGACAGATGTGAATGGGATATCCAGTTAAAACTTACAAACTGCAGTGACCAACATTTCTGTCCTGTCTTCTTGTCCTCGCTGGACATGGACCATGTTCATGTTCTTCTTTACAGCAGCCTTTTGGATCCTCTGATATCTGATGCCTGATAAATTCAGACCGTGTACACACAAGTGTTGGTGGGGAACGATCACAATGTGGAGAAGACACAAATTTGAGATCCATCAGCAGTGGTTATGGAGAACTCTGCAACagcaaagaggaggaggagggaggaggcaCTGAAGAGGGCAGATAATCAGATTTTGatcaacaaacaaactgaaatcaaacTGCTCTTGAGAATGGGATTTTTATCCTGTTCCAACTTCTTGATAATAgtcaaataaaattataaatactttaaaaaatattctgctGTTGCTCATATTTTATAATTGTTAAACCAATTTActtatttctgttatttaataGATGTTGATTTCAACATATATTAAATGACAGAACACTGTTCGTGAAACACATTCAGCCTGCAACAGGGTGAGACAGACCAACACGTTCTGAGATAGACGAAGAGGAAGTGAAAGGATGGAGTCCCATGCTGACACTATGAGTCAAACATAATGTAATATTTCTTACAAGTCTGAGTGTGTCAGAAACCAGTGCAACCATGTTACCCACATTATTAGAGGAAGACAAAATTTCTGTTCCTTTATTTATAG
Proteins encoded in this window:
- the LOC113019056 gene encoding uncharacterized protein LOC113019056 isoform X1; translation: MIRLPFSAAVLLVFISQVFGDLIQASVGDDVKFVLSDECMKGHGALNLHLKDGSIQVVASLHGHWEPGRAYTDRVTVSSDFLKLTSVDLNDQGMYDFTCKKKGKLELTDLQVFLPSEVVADEGEDAALPCRSITAGQRVKSAQWRRDGEVVLELNPPQVTEGNGFESRVSISSDWYQRADLSLTIKRVHLRDRGVYFCDVDKTERHSSAVRLRVREIVPESLTSTLKPTLMPTQTTLEVSGLGTLVAVCITAVVFLVCGLVCGWLLKSHCSTYLSRLLRRFGPGDERHDVNGASEPLSHRPPLQMNGHHPSNTSQADV
- the LOC113019056 gene encoding uncharacterized protein LOC113019056 isoform X3; protein product: MIRLPFSAAVLLVFISQVFGDLIQASVGDDVKFVLSDECMKGHGALNLHLKDGSIQVVASLHGHWEPGRAYTDRVTVSSDFLKLTSVDLNDQGMYDFTCKKKGKLELTDLQVFLPSEVVADEGEDAALPCRSITAGQRVKSAQWRRDGEVVLELNPPQVTEGNGFESRVSISSDWYQRADLSLTIKRVHLRDRGVYFCDVDKTERHSSAVRLRVREIVPESLTSTLKPTLMPFGSSDI
- the LOC113019056 gene encoding uncharacterized protein LOC113019056 isoform X2, producing MIRLPFSAAVLLVFISQVFGDLIQASVGDDVKFVLSDECMKGHGALNLHLKDGSIQVVASLHGHWEPGRAYTDRVTVSSDFLKLTSVDLNDQGMYDFTCKKKGKLELTDLQVFLPSEVVADEGEDAALPCRSITAGQRVKSAQWRRDGEVVLELNPPQVTEGNGFESRVSISSDWYQRADLSLTIKRVHLRDRGVYFCDVDKTERHSSAVRLRVREIVPESLTSTLKPTLMQPFGSSDI